From a single Gemmatimonadota bacterium genomic region:
- a CDS encoding PBP1A family penicillin-binding protein — MAYPMNVISHRGLFLIIFLIADVLLIVLGAACWLVVTLPRLPDDPDSLLAESGINIYAASGELLYTVNQRVGRVGLDEVHPHFVQAVLSIEDADFYHHRGYSIKGMVGAFLGNIRHWGRVRGGSTITQQIVKNIFLTREKFYVRKLKEILLATQLEALFERHYGVGYKDRLLEIYINGSFYGANAYGLADAAQTYFGKRAADLTLLEAAILAGLPNAPSVLNPFRKDQSRVLARATLVLNRMQVLGFIRSEDVQDALASELQLVSGRMPQNRTPYFVESVKAEVTRLWGAQALSFGGLDIYTTLDLSMQQAAERAVARGLADLDARLGFSDYGSASSEQRADYVQGALICLDPRTGYVKAMVGGRDIFISYYNRATQARRQPGSGFKPFVYLAAFESGAFSPISLFNDSLRTYRVNDEDWSPKNFADKYLGLTTAANALVKSANATSVQIAMEIGPERIVDLAQRLGIQSRLRPYPSIALGAQEVTLLDMAIAYGAIASYGFRVMPTFIARIEDATGQIHYEHRPDPRLVIDPEHAVIMVNLMQHVVNRGTGRAIRAFGFHGAAAGKTGTTNDNTDAWFTGFTPDLVASVWIGFDNREGGRRLIEKRSRRQITGGSGAAPIWAAFMKSIGKPSRDFITPTGVAAHTVNLRSGIADTSDGAVTLVLPEGVAPNIPADTLRFLELEREATP; from the coding sequence ATGGCATATCCTATGAACGTCATCTCACATCGCGGTCTTTTCCTCATCATTTTCCTCATCGCCGATGTTTTGCTCATTGTGCTGGGCGCAGCATGCTGGCTTGTGGTTACTTTGCCGAGGTTGCCCGATGATCCCGATAGCTTATTGGCAGAGTCCGGGATCAATATTTACGCAGCGTCGGGGGAGTTGCTCTATACGGTTAATCAACGCGTGGGGCGCGTTGGTCTCGACGAGGTGCATCCGCATTTTGTTCAGGCTGTGCTATCTATTGAAGATGCGGATTTTTATCATCATCGCGGGTACAGTATTAAAGGTATGGTCGGTGCTTTTTTGGGCAATATCCGACACTGGGGCAGGGTGCGGGGCGGTAGCACGATTACACAGCAGATTGTGAAAAATATTTTTCTTACGCGAGAAAAATTTTATGTGCGAAAGCTAAAAGAAATTCTTCTCGCAACGCAACTCGAAGCCCTTTTTGAACGCCACTATGGTGTGGGCTATAAAGATAGGTTGCTCGAAATTTATATCAATGGCAGTTTTTACGGTGCCAATGCCTATGGTCTTGCCGATGCAGCGCAGACCTATTTTGGCAAGCGCGCCGCGGATCTTACGCTTCTCGAAGCTGCAATACTTGCCGGGCTTCCCAATGCGCCGAGTGTGCTCAATCCGTTCCGCAAAGACCAATCTCGCGTTCTGGCGCGTGCTACGCTCGTTTTAAACCGCATGCAGGTGTTGGGTTTTATTCGTTCAGAGGATGTCCAGGATGCACTGGCCTCGGAATTGCAACTCGTTTCTGGACGTATGCCCCAGAATCGGACTCCGTATTTTGTGGAGTCTGTTAAAGCCGAGGTTACACGCCTGTGGGGTGCTCAGGCGCTGAGTTTTGGCGGTTTGGATATTTACACGACGCTCGATTTGTCTATGCAACAGGCTGCCGAGCGTGCCGTGGCCAGGGGGTTGGCAGATCTGGATGCGCGTCTGGGGTTTTCAGATTATGGCAGTGCTTCATCTGAACAGCGCGCCGATTATGTACAGGGTGCGTTGATTTGCCTGGATCCGCGGACTGGATATGTCAAAGCGATGGTGGGTGGGCGCGATATTTTTATCAGTTATTACAACCGCGCCACACAGGCGCGGCGTCAACCGGGTTCGGGTTTTAAGCCTTTTGTGTACCTGGCGGCTTTTGAAAGCGGTGCTTTTTCGCCGATTTCTCTTTTTAATGATTCGCTGCGTACTTATCGCGTGAACGATGAGGATTGGTCGCCCAAGAATTTTGCAGATAAATATCTGGGGCTTACCACTGCGGCGAATGCACTGGTCAAGTCGGCAAATGCGACGAGTGTGCAAATTGCAATGGAGATAGGTCCCGAACGCATTGTCGATCTGGCGCAGCGCCTGGGTATTCAGAGCAGGCTTAGACCGTATCCGAGTATTGCCCTGGGGGCGCAGGAGGTGACGTTGCTCGATATGGCGATTGCCTATGGCGCGATTGCGAGTTACGGTTTTCGCGTGATGCCGACATTTATCGCGCGTATTGAGGATGCCACAGGGCAAATACACTATGAACATCGGCCAGATCCCAGGCTTGTTATTGATCCCGAACATGCGGTGATTATGGTCAATTTGATGCAGCATGTTGTCAATCGCGGCACGGGTCGCGCGATTCGCGCGTTTGGGTTTCATGGTGCTGCTGCAGGGAAGACCGGTACGACAAATGACAATACAGATGCCTGGTTTACGGGGTTTACACCCGATCTGGTCGCGAGTGTGTGGATTGGTTTTGACAACCGCGAGGGTGGCCGTCGGCTGATCGAGAAGAGGAGCAGACGCCAGATTACCGGCGGGAGTGGCGCTGCACCGATTTGGGCTGCGTTTATGAAGAGTATAGGTAAACCATCGCGGGACTTTATCACGCCCACAGGTGTTGCCGCGCATACTGTGAATTTGCGGAGCGGTATTGCCGATACTTCTGATGGGGCTGTCACCCTCGTCCTGCCCGAAGGTGTTGCGCCCAATATACCGGCGGATACGTTGCGGTTTCTGGAGTTGGAGAGAGAAGCAACCCCTTAG